Proteins from a single region of Chromobacterium sp. ATCC 53434:
- a CDS encoding oxidoreductase: MQKFRIGMVGVGETGTPLLKQLLDAPFVELVGVADLNLDLPGIGLARERGVAVTDNFIEIAEQGERVDIIIDVTGSRKVREDLRRYMQFSGNAHTVIVHERVALLMLSLGAGRRVETRHDELSY, translated from the coding sequence ATGCAAAAATTCAGGATAGGCATGGTGGGAGTAGGGGAAACGGGCACGCCTTTGCTGAAGCAATTGCTGGACGCGCCATTCGTGGAGCTGGTGGGCGTGGCGGACTTGAATCTGGATTTGCCCGGCATCGGGTTGGCCCGGGAGCGCGGCGTGGCGGTGACCGACAATTTCATCGAGATTGCCGAGCAGGGCGAACGGGTGGACATCATCATCGACGTCACCGGCTCGCGCAAGGTGCGCGAGGACTTGCGGCGCTATATGCAGTTTTCCGGCAATGCCCACACGGTGATCGTCCATGAGCGGGTGGCCTTGCTGATGCTGTCGCTGGGCGCCGGACGCCGGGTGGAGACCCGGCATGACGAATTGAGCTATTGA
- a CDS encoding response regulator, whose protein sequence is MRVLLVEDNELIALGIIAGLRAHGLVVDGVGTAAQAEAALATLDADAMILDLGLPDEDGMRLLARLRAKGVALPILVLSARDGVADRVAGLRAGADDYLLKPFDLEELVARLHALQRRAGGRSVDVMEDGPLRLDSLRGEVRLNGQVVPLARRELALLAALMQARDRILSAEQLKDRLYDYSEEIESNALNVHIHHLRRKLGPDIVETVRGFGYRYGRAET, encoded by the coding sequence ATGCGGGTATTGCTGGTGGAGGACAATGAACTGATCGCGCTGGGCATCATCGCCGGTTTGCGCGCCCATGGCTTGGTGGTCGATGGCGTGGGCACGGCGGCGCAGGCGGAAGCGGCGCTGGCCACGCTGGACGCCGACGCCATGATTTTGGATCTGGGCCTGCCGGACGAGGACGGCATGCGCTTGTTGGCGCGATTGCGCGCCAAAGGCGTCGCTTTGCCCATTTTGGTGCTCAGCGCGCGCGACGGCGTGGCGGACCGGGTGGCCGGCTTGCGCGCCGGCGCGGATGATTATCTGCTCAAGCCGTTTGACCTGGAGGAGCTGGTGGCGCGCTTGCACGCCTTGCAGCGCCGCGCCGGCGGTCGCAGCGTGGATGTGATGGAAGACGGCCCCTTGCGGCTGGACTCGCTGAGAGGCGAGGTCCGGCTCAATGGCCAGGTGGTGCCGCTGGCGCGGCGCGAGCTGGCGCTGCTGGCGGCGTTGATGCAGGCGCGCGACCGTATTCTCAGCGCGGAACAGCTGAAAGACCGGTTGTACGACTACAGCGAGGAAATCGAAAGCAATGCGCTCAACGTCCACATCCACCACTTGCGGCGCAAGCTGGGGCCGGACATCGTGGAGACGGTGCGCGGCTTCGGTTATCGCTACGGGCGGGCCGAAACATGA
- the dsbD gene encoding protein-disulfide reductase DsbD → MLRFIWSLLLLALPWAAPAGAQTDFLPPEQAFRLSVAELGDGQVKLSWDISDGYYLYRKNIKVEAVPAGDAPSLTMPAGQIISDEFFGESEVYFKHLEVLTQADQARQLRIGWQGCAKAGLCYPPQSSVITLQNHVPPAGSAADIVAPDSAESDGGAQGEDQAMAGRLAQEAGIAWVLLAFFGLGLLMTFTPCVLPMVPILSSLIVGSGAGARRGFVLALAFVLPMALTYAALGAAAAAMGANLQAALQTPWALGLFAALFVLLALAMFGVYELQLPAFLRDRLNQAGRRQQGGTLGGAAGMGVLSALLVGPCMTAPLAGALLYISESGDVLKGSLALLAMGLGMGVPLLAVGALGARLLPRPGLWMNRVKAVFGFVLLAMAIWFLARVLPAAAVLALCGAWLFAVAVGLFSISHPWQASSRQWLLRGSAILLGLWSAAMLLGAAAGQGNPLQPLAFSRSASAGAPASAMDAFTTLRTPAALQRELDAARADGKWTLVDYYADWCVACKEIEHEVFGDSRVRQALADMRLLRPDVTTADDDSSRLMASRQVLGPPTLIFIGPDGKEHRAQRIIGKLSADEFLVRLRQARERG, encoded by the coding sequence ATGCTGCGCTTCATCTGGAGCCTGCTCCTGCTCGCATTGCCGTGGGCAGCGCCCGCCGGCGCGCAAACCGATTTTCTGCCGCCGGAGCAAGCGTTCCGCCTTAGCGTGGCCGAGCTGGGCGATGGCCAGGTCAAGCTGAGCTGGGACATCAGCGACGGCTACTATCTGTACCGCAAGAACATCAAAGTGGAAGCCGTGCCGGCAGGCGACGCGCCATCGCTGACCATGCCGGCGGGCCAGATCATTTCCGACGAATTCTTCGGAGAATCGGAAGTGTACTTCAAGCACCTGGAAGTGCTGACGCAAGCCGATCAGGCGCGCCAGCTGCGCATAGGCTGGCAAGGCTGCGCCAAGGCCGGCTTATGCTATCCGCCACAAAGCAGTGTGATCACGCTGCAAAACCACGTGCCGCCGGCCGGGAGCGCAGCGGACATCGTCGCGCCGGACTCCGCCGAGAGCGACGGCGGCGCGCAAGGCGAGGACCAGGCGATGGCCGGCCGGCTGGCGCAAGAAGCGGGCATCGCCTGGGTGCTGCTGGCCTTCTTCGGCCTGGGCCTGCTGATGACCTTCACTCCCTGCGTGCTGCCCATGGTGCCGATACTCAGCAGCCTGATCGTCGGCAGCGGCGCCGGCGCCAGGCGCGGCTTCGTGCTGGCACTGGCCTTCGTGTTGCCGATGGCGCTGACTTACGCCGCCCTGGGCGCGGCCGCGGCCGCCATGGGTGCCAATCTGCAAGCTGCCTTGCAGACGCCTTGGGCGCTGGGCCTGTTCGCCGCCTTGTTCGTGCTGTTGGCGCTGGCGATGTTCGGCGTCTACGAATTGCAGCTGCCCGCCTTCCTGCGCGACCGCCTGAACCAGGCCGGCCGGCGCCAGCAAGGCGGCACGCTTGGCGGCGCTGCCGGCATGGGCGTGTTGTCGGCCTTGCTGGTGGGCCCGTGCATGACCGCGCCGCTGGCCGGCGCGCTGCTGTATATCAGCGAAAGCGGCGATGTGCTCAAAGGCAGCCTGGCGCTGCTGGCCATGGGCCTGGGCATGGGCGTTCCGCTGCTGGCGGTGGGCGCGCTGGGCGCCAGGCTGCTGCCGCGTCCCGGCTTGTGGATGAATCGGGTCAAGGCTGTTTTCGGCTTTGTGCTGCTGGCGATGGCCATCTGGTTCCTGGCGCGGGTGCTGCCCGCCGCCGCCGTGCTGGCCTTGTGTGGCGCGTGGCTGTTCGCCGTGGCGGTGGGGCTGTTCAGCATCAGCCATCCCTGGCAAGCCAGCAGCCGGCAATGGCTACTGCGCGGCAGCGCCATCTTGCTGGGGCTGTGGTCTGCCGCCATGCTGCTGGGCGCCGCCGCCGGCCAAGGCAACCCGTTGCAACCGCTGGCCTTCTCGCGGTCCGCCAGCGCCGGCGCGCCGGCCTCGGCGATGGATGCCTTCACCACGCTGCGCACTCCCGCCGCCTTGCAGCGGGAACTGGATGCCGCCCGCGCCGACGGTAAATGGACGCTGGTGGACTACTACGCAGACTGGTGCGTGGCGTGCAAGGAGATCGAGCATGAAGTGTTTGGCGACAGCCGCGTGCGGCAGGCCCTGGCCGACATGCGCCTGCTGCGCCCCGACGTCACCACCGCCGACGACGACAGCAGCCGGTTGATGGCCTCGCGCCAGGTGCTGGGTCCGCCCACCCTGATATTCATCGGCCCGGACGGCAAGGAGCACCGCGCGCAGCGCATCATCGGCAAGTTGAGCGCCGATGAATTCCTCGTCCGCCTGAGACAGGCCAGGGAACGGGGATGA
- a CDS encoding TlpA disulfide reductase family protein, which produces MLSFHLGPLAIPVAAALPGGALLAAHGAGWLAGRRRGVSVARHLNDMLLWGALAARLGFIAIWFEAYRAQPWSMLDLRDGGFSLWTGALGALALALWRGWRQAALRLPLTAALLAGALAWASAQAWLAREEAPPLSGQTLRSLSGAPATLPALAQGHPAVVNLWASWCPPCRREMPLLQAAQQNEPGIRFVFANQGEDKAAVSRYLQAEGLRLEHVLLDPGGALGAEYGSVALPTTLFFNAQGRLAATHLGELSAATLASKLAALRDAPHAAKDTR; this is translated from the coding sequence ATGCTGAGCTTCCATCTAGGCCCGCTGGCCATTCCCGTTGCCGCCGCGCTGCCGGGCGGCGCGCTGCTGGCCGCCCACGGTGCGGGCTGGCTGGCCGGTCGCCGCCGGGGCGTCAGCGTGGCCCGCCATCTCAACGATATGCTGCTGTGGGGCGCGCTGGCCGCGCGGCTGGGCTTCATCGCCATCTGGTTCGAAGCATACCGGGCGCAGCCCTGGAGCATGCTGGACCTCCGCGACGGCGGCTTTTCGCTGTGGACCGGCGCGCTGGGCGCCTTGGCCCTGGCGCTGTGGCGCGGCTGGAGGCAAGCCGCCCTGCGCCTGCCGCTGACGGCGGCGCTGCTGGCCGGCGCGCTGGCCTGGGCCTCCGCCCAGGCCTGGCTTGCGCGGGAGGAGGCCCCGCCGCTCTCCGGCCAGACCCTGCGCAGCCTGTCCGGCGCTCCCGCGACACTGCCCGCCCTGGCGCAAGGGCACCCCGCGGTGGTGAACCTGTGGGCCAGCTGGTGCCCGCCGTGCCGCCGCGAAATGCCGCTCCTGCAGGCCGCCCAGCAAAACGAGCCGGGCATCCGCTTCGTCTTCGCCAATCAGGGCGAAGACAAGGCTGCGGTAAGCCGGTACCTGCAAGCGGAAGGGCTGCGGCTGGAACATGTGCTGCTGGACCCAGGCGGCGCGCTGGGCGCGGAATACGGCTCCGTCGCGCTGCCGACCACCCTGTTTTTCAATGCGCAAGGCCGTCTGGCCGCCACCCACTTGGGCGAACTCTCCGCCGCCACGCTTGCCAGCAAGCTGGCCGCGCTGCGCGACGCCCCTCATGCCGCAAAGGACACACGATGA
- the dsbG gene encoding thiol:disulfide interchange protein DsbG translates to MTTPCRKLLPLLALPFSLTALAAPAKPLPAPLQALEQQGYEILDRFPAPGGMTGYAALYLSRPQTIYLTADGKQVIVGTMLDGKGQAWNQAGLDKQFSQTLWRQLENSFWIADGDGKAPRVLYAFTDPNCPYCNKFWNDARPWVRAGKVQIRHIMVGIIKPDSPGKAATILGDSKPEAAFDRHERQHASGGVKPLSSIPPAIQAKLDSNHRLMERFGAFATPVIFFKDEQGKMQKVQGAPPVNSLPKILGPR, encoded by the coding sequence ATGACCACTCCATGCCGAAAGCTGCTGCCGCTATTGGCCCTGCCATTCAGCCTGACCGCGCTGGCCGCCCCGGCCAAACCGTTGCCAGCGCCGCTCCAGGCGCTGGAGCAGCAAGGCTATGAAATCCTGGACCGCTTCCCCGCCCCCGGCGGTATGACCGGCTACGCCGCGCTCTATCTGAGCCGGCCGCAAACCATCTACCTCACCGCCGACGGCAAGCAGGTCATTGTCGGCACCATGCTGGATGGCAAAGGGCAAGCCTGGAATCAGGCCGGCTTGGACAAGCAGTTCAGCCAAACGCTGTGGCGGCAGTTGGAGAACAGTTTCTGGATCGCCGATGGAGACGGCAAAGCGCCGCGCGTGCTCTACGCCTTCACCGATCCCAACTGCCCTTACTGCAACAAGTTCTGGAACGACGCCCGCCCCTGGGTCAGGGCCGGAAAAGTGCAAATCCGCCATATCATGGTGGGCATCATCAAGCCGGACAGTCCCGGCAAGGCGGCGACCATTCTGGGCGACAGCAAGCCGGAAGCCGCCTTCGACCGCCACGAGCGCCAACACGCCAGCGGCGGCGTCAAGCCGTTGTCCAGCATTCCGCCCGCCATCCAGGCCAAGCTGGACAGCAATCATAGGCTGATGGAGCGCTTCGGCGCGTTCGCCACGCCCGTGATTTTCTTCAAGGACGAGCAGGGAAAAATGCAGAAGGTGCAAGGCGCGCCGCCAGTCAACAGCCTGCCGAAAATTCTGGGGCCGCGCTGA
- a CDS encoding cytochrome c has protein sequence MNKTLTALLLAAIAIPAAHADSTPAEIRSQAFKKMLLQSFEPMGMAVRERAPYEKAKFEQQAEAMRMLAAEPFKHFPANSITGKSRAKPEIWSQAAKFQADRDAFLKSVDNLAVVAKAGDLAAVKKAYGQVAQNCKTCHDAFRGPEK, from the coding sequence ATGAACAAAACACTGACCGCGCTGCTGTTGGCAGCGATCGCCATCCCCGCCGCCCATGCCGACAGCACGCCGGCCGAAATCCGCAGCCAGGCCTTCAAGAAGATGCTGTTGCAATCGTTCGAGCCGATGGGCATGGCGGTGCGCGAGCGCGCGCCTTACGAAAAAGCGAAATTCGAGCAGCAGGCGGAGGCGATGAGAATGCTGGCCGCGGAACCGTTCAAGCACTTCCCTGCCAACAGCATCACCGGCAAGAGCCGCGCCAAGCCGGAAATCTGGAGCCAAGCGGCCAAGTTCCAGGCCGACCGCGACGCCTTCCTGAAGTCGGTCGACAATCTGGCCGTCGTCGCCAAGGCCGGCGATCTGGCCGCCGTCAAGAAGGCCTACGGTCAGGTGGCGCAGAACTGCAAGACCTGTCACGACGCCTTCCGCGGTCCGGAAAAATAA
- a CDS encoding DUF3443 domain-containing protein, with protein sequence MKRILGACLALAFLLAGCGGGGGGAGSFSSGNNNSSTTANSVAMVVDAGPVSGQNQLNIPYVSVKVCAPGSTSNCQTIDHVLVDTGSSGLRVLASALGSSVLAGLGGQQVNSRQVVECAQFADGYTWGAVNVADVRMAGEVASSVPIQVISDPVYTTVPASCASTGTNEGNLTGLGANGIIGVGLDKQDCGADCVTGTGNGFYYLCASASSCLPGTVPLAQQVTNPVSAFSSDNNGVLLQLPALAATGAATAQGSLIFGIGTQSNNAIPSTAKTFQVASDGYTINTVYKGQTYPSFIDSGSNILYFNDSAITTCTVGGSSWYCPASQLNLSATLSSGGSSSVVSFSLISATYLNSSNYAAIPAIGAPVTGLFAGSFDWGLPFFYGRSVFTRFNTTGDRSNSNAAYIF encoded by the coding sequence ATGAAAAGAATATTGGGGGCATGTCTGGCGCTGGCCTTCCTGCTGGCCGGTTGCGGCGGTGGAGGCGGGGGCGCGGGTTCGTTTTCCAGCGGCAACAACAACAGCAGCACGACGGCCAACAGCGTCGCGATGGTGGTGGATGCCGGTCCGGTCAGCGGGCAGAACCAGCTGAACATTCCCTACGTGTCGGTGAAGGTTTGCGCGCCGGGCAGTACCAGCAATTGCCAGACCATAGACCATGTGCTGGTCGATACCGGCTCCAGCGGCCTGCGGGTGCTGGCGTCGGCGCTGGGCAGCTCGGTGCTGGCCGGGCTGGGGGGGCAGCAGGTCAACAGCCGGCAGGTGGTCGAGTGCGCGCAGTTCGCCGACGGCTACACCTGGGGCGCGGTCAATGTGGCCGATGTGCGGATGGCCGGAGAGGTGGCGAGCTCGGTGCCGATCCAGGTGATTTCCGATCCGGTCTATACCACGGTGCCGGCAAGCTGCGCCTCCACCGGCACCAATGAGGGCAATCTGACCGGCCTCGGCGCCAACGGCATCATAGGCGTCGGACTCGACAAGCAGGATTGCGGTGCCGATTGCGTCACCGGCACCGGCAACGGTTTTTACTATCTGTGCGCCAGCGCCTCGAGCTGCCTGCCCGGAACGGTGCCGTTGGCGCAGCAGGTGACCAATCCGGTGTCGGCCTTCTCCAGCGACAACAACGGCGTCTTGCTGCAACTGCCGGCGCTGGCGGCGACCGGCGCGGCGACGGCGCAGGGTTCGCTGATCTTCGGCATCGGCACGCAGTCCAATAACGCGATACCGAGCACGGCCAAGACCTTCCAGGTCGCCAGCGACGGCTACACGATCAACACCGTCTACAAGGGCCAGACCTATCCTAGCTTCATCGATAGCGGTTCCAACATCCTGTATTTCAACGATAGCGCCATCACCACCTGCACGGTGGGTGGCTCAAGCTGGTACTGCCCGGCCTCGCAGCTGAACCTGAGCGCGACGCTGTCCAGCGGCGGCAGCAGCAGCGTGGTCAGTTTCAGCCTGATCAGCGCGACGTATCTGAACAGCTCCAACTATGCGGCGATTCCCGCCATCGGCGCGCCGGTGACCGGTCTGTTCGCCGGCTCTTTCGACTGGGGTTTGCCGTTCTTCTACGGTCGCAGCGTGTTCACCCGCTTCAATACCACCGGTGATCGGAGCAATAGCAACGCGGCGTACATCTTCTGA
- a CDS encoding flavin reductase family protein, with protein sequence MLADVELPKSYRLLNHGPTVLVSSASGGRRNVMAAAWAMPLDFDPPKVLVVIDKSTYSRELIEASGEFVLSIPCRAQAAQVVQVGSESGHGLDKFAVSGLEPLPARKVGAPLVAGCIAYLECKVVQEPHNQQQYDLFIGEVVAAQADDALFSDGRWHFDDDPARRSLHYIAGGAFFATGEAFSVA encoded by the coding sequence ATGCTGGCCGATGTGGAACTGCCTAAATCTTACCGTCTGCTGAACCATGGTCCGACCGTGCTGGTCAGCAGCGCGTCCGGTGGACGGCGCAATGTGATGGCGGCCGCCTGGGCGATGCCGCTGGACTTCGACCCGCCCAAGGTGCTGGTGGTGATAGACAAGTCAACTTATAGCCGGGAGTTGATCGAGGCCAGCGGCGAATTCGTGCTCAGCATCCCGTGCCGCGCCCAGGCGGCGCAAGTGGTGCAGGTGGGCAGCGAGAGCGGCCATGGCCTGGACAAGTTCGCCGTCAGCGGGCTGGAGCCGTTGCCGGCGCGGAAGGTGGGCGCGCCGTTGGTGGCCGGCTGCATCGCCTATCTGGAGTGCAAGGTGGTGCAAGAGCCGCACAATCAGCAGCAGTACGATCTGTTCATCGGCGAAGTCGTCGCGGCCCAGGCCGACGACGCGCTGTTCAGCGATGGCCGTTGGCACTTCGACGACGACCCGGCCAGACGCAGCCTGCACTACATCGCTGGCGGCGCCTTCTTCGCCACCGGCGAGGCGTTCAGCGTCGCCTGA
- a CDS encoding DUF2844 domain-containing protein, translated as MIKPASNWMWLLLLVPGLAGATLGQRLDAASTAAAAGQSMMAAPVSTDFRVQQSVDAGGRLIRQYADGNGTVFAVAWSGKSLPDLQQLLGTYFPAYRQAQQANRAGLNVMRGQVGSFVVHSLGRMGAFSGAAYDTALMPAGVTPDQLN; from the coding sequence ATGATCAAGCCAGCCTCGAATTGGATGTGGCTGCTGTTGCTCGTGCCGGGGCTCGCCGGCGCGACGCTGGGGCAGCGTCTGGACGCGGCGTCGACCGCCGCCGCCGCCGGGCAGTCGATGATGGCGGCGCCGGTCTCCACCGACTTTCGCGTGCAGCAAAGCGTCGATGCCGGCGGCCGCCTGATCCGGCAGTACGCCGACGGCAACGGCACGGTTTTCGCGGTGGCGTGGAGCGGCAAGAGCCTGCCGGATCTGCAGCAGTTGCTGGGCACCTACTTTCCGGCATATCGCCAGGCGCAGCAGGCGAACCGCGCCGGTTTGAACGTGATGCGCGGTCAGGTCGGCAGCTTCGTGGTCCACTCGCTCGGCCGAATGGGGGCGTTCAGCGGCGCCGCTTACGACACCGCGCTGATGCCGGCTGGTGTGACGCCGGATCAACTGAACTAA
- the tyrS gene encoding tyrosine--tRNA ligase, whose translation MTQTALLQDLEARGLIAQTTDMAALQELLNKESVTLYCGFDPTADSLHIGSLVPILMLKRFQQAGHRPVALVGGATGMIGDPSFKATERKLNTPDVIESWVEKIRKQVEPFLSFEGGNAALMANNYDWFGKMNALEFLRDIGKHFSVNAMIKKESVQQRISRDDQGISYTEFSYSLLQGYDFAELNQRLGCKLQIGGSDQWGNITAGTDLTRRLNQTQVFGLTMPLVTKADGTKFGKTESGTIWLDAKKTSPYAFYQFWLGTADADVYKFLRYFSFLSVDEIAAIEEADKTREGRPEGQRILAEQVTALVHGQAALEAAQRITQSLFSNDLSSLTADDFAQLAQDGLPTIKLDSSASGLIDALAAGGLAKSKSEARTFIQSGAVSVNGAKADSLEHAIGDGERLFGQYTLLKRGKKLYALVDWQ comes from the coding sequence ATGACGCAAACCGCCCTTCTTCAGGATCTGGAGGCCCGCGGCCTCATCGCGCAAACCACCGATATGGCCGCGCTGCAAGAACTGCTGAACAAGGAATCGGTTACGCTTTATTGCGGCTTCGACCCGACCGCGGACAGCCTGCACATCGGCAGCCTGGTGCCCATCCTGATGCTGAAACGCTTCCAGCAGGCCGGCCATCGCCCGGTCGCGCTGGTCGGCGGCGCCACCGGCATGATAGGCGACCCGAGCTTCAAGGCCACCGAGCGCAAGCTGAACACCCCGGACGTGATCGAAAGCTGGGTGGAAAAAATCCGCAAGCAGGTGGAGCCCTTCCTGTCCTTCGAAGGCGGCAACGCCGCGCTGATGGCCAACAATTACGACTGGTTCGGCAAGATGAACGCGCTCGAGTTCCTGCGCGACATCGGCAAGCACTTCTCGGTCAACGCGATGATCAAGAAGGAGTCGGTGCAGCAGCGGATCAGCCGCGACGACCAGGGCATCTCCTACACCGAGTTCTCCTACAGCCTGCTGCAGGGCTACGACTTCGCCGAATTGAACCAGCGCCTGGGCTGCAAGCTGCAGATCGGCGGCTCCGACCAGTGGGGCAACATCACCGCCGGCACCGACCTGACCCGCCGCCTGAACCAGACCCAGGTATTCGGCCTGACCATGCCGCTGGTGACCAAGGCCGACGGCACCAAATTCGGCAAGACCGAGTCCGGCACCATCTGGCTGGACGCGAAGAAGACCTCGCCGTACGCCTTCTACCAGTTCTGGCTCGGCACCGCCGACGCCGACGTGTACAAGTTCCTGCGCTACTTCAGCTTCCTGTCGGTGGACGAGATCGCCGCGATCGAGGAGGCCGACAAGACCCGCGAAGGCAGGCCGGAGGGCCAACGCATCCTGGCCGAACAGGTGACCGCGCTGGTGCACGGCCAGGCCGCGCTGGAAGCGGCGCAACGCATCACCCAGAGCTTGTTCAGCAACGACCTGTCCAGCCTGACCGCCGACGACTTCGCCCAACTGGCGCAGGACGGCCTGCCGACCATCAAGCTGGACAGCAGCGCCAGCGGCCTGATCGACGCGCTGGCCGCCGGCGGCCTGGCCAAGTCCAAGAGCGAGGCGCGCACCTTCATCCAGAGCGGCGCGGTCAGCGTCAATGGCGCCAAGGCCGACAGTCTGGAGCACGCGATCGGCGACGGCGAACGCCTGTTCGGCCAGTACACGCTGCTGAAGCGCGGCAAGAAGCTGTACGCGCTGGTCGACTGGCAGTAA
- a CDS encoding ATP-binding protein, with translation MTLRLRLLLLIGVSLSLLWGGVAAWTLHDLNRQLSRTLDQRLAMSAQMVAGLMAQLPSPRAGALPSFPDIHAGIACQIVSVRGEVLLRTPGAPKVAASRPPLGYADQSIGGVQWRSYTVEANGLLVTTADRLTERDALLANVRWAAAVPFIAALAGSLIALWFGVRQGLLPLERLRQALSRRAPDALEPVDGRRLPGDLQPLAASLNALLEKMGLALSRERRLTSDAAHELRTPLTAIKTHLQVARITEGRDARTALEHAEEGADRLQNTLGQLLTLARVEGAFDWEDGRRALAGEVVGLAARDAAPRQPERIAIGPLPQAQLALPQALAVTALRNLLDNALRYSPPGSLVRLSVWREGACLYFDVADQGPGLSAEAMAQATQRFWRADQSAAGGSGLGLAIVAAIAERFGGQLALRAGEAGGLHAILALPARD, from the coding sequence ATGACTTTGCGCTTGCGCTTGCTGCTTTTGATCGGCGTCTCGCTTAGCCTGTTGTGGGGCGGAGTGGCGGCCTGGACCCTGCATGATCTGAACCGCCAGCTGAGCCGCACGCTGGACCAGCGTCTGGCGATGTCGGCGCAGATGGTGGCCGGCTTGATGGCGCAGCTGCCGTCGCCGCGGGCGGGGGCGTTGCCAAGCTTTCCCGACATCCACGCCGGCATCGCCTGCCAGATCGTTTCGGTGCGCGGCGAGGTTTTGCTGCGCACGCCCGGCGCGCCCAAGGTGGCGGCGTCCCGCCCGCCGCTGGGTTACGCCGATCAGTCGATAGGCGGCGTGCAGTGGCGCAGTTACACGGTGGAGGCCAATGGTTTGCTGGTGACCACCGCAGACAGGCTGACTGAGCGCGACGCGCTGCTGGCCAATGTGCGATGGGCCGCCGCCGTGCCCTTCATCGCCGCGCTGGCCGGCAGCTTGATCGCCTTGTGGTTTGGCGTGCGCCAGGGTTTGCTGCCGCTCGAACGCCTGCGTCAAGCGTTGTCGCGCCGCGCGCCGGATGCCTTGGAGCCGGTGGACGGCCGTCGCTTGCCCGGCGATTTGCAGCCCTTGGCCGCCAGCCTCAACGCCTTGCTGGAGAAAATGGGCTTGGCGCTTTCGCGCGAGCGGCGTTTGACCAGCGATGCGGCGCATGAACTGCGCACGCCGCTGACGGCGATCAAAACCCATCTGCAAGTGGCCCGCATCACCGAAGGGCGGGACGCGCGGACTGCCCTGGAACACGCGGAGGAGGGGGCGGACAGATTGCAGAACACCCTCGGCCAGTTGCTGACCCTGGCGCGAGTGGAGGGGGCGTTTGATTGGGAGGATGGCCGCCGGGCCCTGGCGGGCGAGGTGGTGGGTCTGGCCGCGCGCGACGCCGCGCCGCGCCAGCCGGAGCGTATCGCCATCGGTCCTTTGCCGCAGGCGCAGTTGGCGCTGCCGCAGGCGCTGGCGGTGACGGCGCTGCGCAATCTGCTGGACAATGCCTTGCGTTATTCGCCGCCAGGCTCGCTGGTGCGCTTGAGCGTCTGGCGGGAAGGGGCCTGCCTGTATTTCGACGTGGCCGATCAAGGGCCGGGTTTGTCCGCCGAGGCCATGGCGCAGGCCACGCAGCGGTTCTGGCGCGCGGATCAGTCGGCGGCGGGCGGCAGCGGCTTGGGGCTGGCGATTGTGGCGGCCATCGCCGAACGCTTTGGCGGGCAGCTGGCGCTGCGCGCCGGAGAGGCGGGCGGCTTGCATGCCATCTTGGCTTTGCCGGCGCGGGATTGA
- a CDS encoding cytochrome b/b6 domain-containing protein, with amino-acid sequence MSQQVKVWDAPTRLFHWTLVGLFCAMWYCAEQGGEWLQYHIYCGVALASLLVFRLIWGLIGSQTARFSSFVRGPRAILRYLRGELPEREAPGHNPLGGWMVVAMLLALAAQVLTGLFAADVDSYLYDGPLARHVDGDLAETATGVHKLLFNGLLGLVALHIAAIVVYRVVKKKNLVGPMLTGYKTMVGEAPRLRFAHGALALAALLLSAGGLYLALLR; translated from the coding sequence ATGTCGCAGCAGGTCAAGGTATGGGATGCGCCCACCCGTTTGTTTCACTGGACGCTGGTGGGATTGTTTTGCGCCATGTGGTACTGCGCCGAGCAAGGCGGCGAATGGCTGCAATACCATATCTATTGCGGCGTCGCGCTGGCGTCCTTACTGGTGTTCCGGCTGATCTGGGGGCTGATAGGCAGCCAGACCGCCCGTTTTTCCAGCTTTGTGCGCGGGCCGCGCGCCATCTTGCGCTATCTGAGGGGCGAGCTGCCGGAGCGCGAGGCGCCGGGCCACAACCCGCTGGGCGGCTGGATGGTGGTGGCGATGCTGCTGGCGCTGGCCGCCCAGGTGCTGACTGGGCTGTTCGCCGCCGACGTCGACAGCTATCTGTACGACGGTCCGCTGGCCAGGCATGTGGACGGCGACCTGGCCGAGACGGCCACCGGCGTGCACAAGCTGCTGTTCAACGGCCTGTTGGGCCTGGTGGCGCTGCACATCGCCGCCATCGTCGTCTACCGGGTGGTGAAGAAAAAGAATCTGGTGGGGCCGATGCTGACCGGCTACAAGACGATGGTGGGCGAAGCGCCGCGGCTGCGTTTCGCCCACGGCGCGCTGGCCTTGGCGGCGTTGCTGTTGTCGGCGGGCGGCTTGTATTTGGCGCTGTTGCGATAA